ACACACTGTTTGTAGATACATGTGCAATATTTGAGTTACATATCTTGTTACTTGTACATGAACAAGatatttctttgtgtaaaaaatacATTGTATCTGTGTGTCCCATGTACATGTTAGTTTGCATGTAGAGCGGGGAAGTCAGTTCAGAACACTTGAGATACTTGTTAATACCAGGTCTGAACTCCTTCTGAGAACTGAGACATCATAAGGCATAAATGTAGTCATTAAAATCTTTAACCAATTTAAAACTTACTGACAATGAAGGCTGAAAGGGACATTCCATGTTACATAGAACAATCACATTTATTTCCATTCAGTGAGGTATACTGATATTATATGTATTTGTGAGGGGAACAATGATTTGTCTAATAAGTGCATCCCTAGTTACAGACTAGGAAACATTTAAGAGCCAGAAAACAATGACAGCAGGTCAACTGAATTCTGTCACATTTGTCAGAGATCAAAGTTTCATCAACCCCACTGAGATGAAAAATTACAAATAGGTTGAGTAGTGGatctaaaagtaaaaatgacaaTCTAACAGCTGTCAACATTAATGCTTCTGCTGTTAAATAATGTAACACAATATTTACACAAGTGCTGTTTccagctgcagtgtgtttgttagTATTACCTCTTGTATCCGTGCACCATCCTCCATCCAACAAGAACTGAACCAGCACACACTTTTATTTAAAGGTCTGTTGGCCTTCACCCGCAGCATCACATGTTGACAGGTCAACTGTCACTTAGCAACCAGTGACTGAGCATCACCGACACAGAGTGTGTCTCTGTAACAGTGATGTCATTATCGTGGCATAAAGAGTGAACTGCATTATAATAAAAAGAACATTAGGCAAGGCAGGTTTACTTacatagcacaattcagacacaaggtaactcaaagtgcttttacAGGACATAAAATAACattcaattttttattttttttaaaaaagaagaagaagaaaagaagctgACCTAGGGTAGGTTTAAAAAAGATAAGACTAACAGTTACAGTGCAGTTTAAGATATTGATCAAAGTCTTAGAATTGCTTCAATAAAAGgtaatgacaaacaaacaggtCTTCAGCCTTTAACTGTAGGGACTAAAAGCATACGTCTGGATGGCTCATAAggaagcagcagatcagaaatgtattttgggcctaaaccattcagtgctttataaaccaacagcgGGATTTTGAAATCTATCATTTGACCGACAGGAAGCCAGaataaagatctaagaactggagtgatgtgatctactgtTTTGGTCcgtgttaggactcgagcagcagcgttctggatcagctgcagctctctgatataaagacataaatataattttttgtatataacttttattttaatttttcaatttaacacatttaagaCATACATGACAAACATGACGGTTGCAcatacaacaacatcaacagtaCCGCATCTGGCAGTTATATTAACTTGTACGTGATAAggacaaaggaaacaaaaacacaaaaaagacaaaaaaaaaacggaatgGATCAAGCTGctcaaaataaaaagtgacacaaaTATATAAACTGATAGCCTCATAATAAATACCTAAAAGAGATTTCAATATATTTTAACAAATTCATAAAGCCTGCCCTGCTGACGTGGGATCGATAATTACAACTCTTCTGTGAAATACTACTGACTAAGAAGAGAGATCTCAACATCATTCCTGCAAAAGTAATTTGATTTATTCTCTTCAGTGAAGAAACATTCATGTCTCCTGTTTAACCTGCAAGTTTTCACACTGTGTATCATTTTATAAAACAAGTTATAATCCTGTGCTTTATCTTGTTTATTTGCAGATTCTTAAACTACTTTTATATTGTGACTTTCATATACCTTTGCGCAAACCACAGCATAGTGTGGTGGATTAACAATATACACAATAAAATATTAGTATGcattcttttttaatctttataGTTATATggtgcacagagacatacatcAAATTAAGGCAACAGAGATCCACAATGAGAACAACTCAAACAAAAGAGATGCATGATATTTTCTTGGCATTAAGTGAATAGTGAGAGTCATCAATTGTGAGAGTGTTTCATTTTTGGATCTAAAAAAATACTATAGCATAACAGATAGCAGGAGTGAAACAGAGGAGCTCCATCCATATCAAGAAGAAAATGGTATAAAAGAAAAACCAGATTCATCatcacaataaaatgtttgagaCAATTTTTTGATATTTAGAGGCTAATAGTTTATTCATGTACTTATACATACTTGACCCATCAGCCTCCATGTCAATATTTAAGAAATACATCAGTCTTTAAAAATGAGGATTAAGAAAAGAAGCACAGACAAGCACATTTTTCTAAATGACTTTTTGACATAAATTAATTTTTATTGACAACTGTTTTGGAGTGgaacaaatgtaaaaagaatgtatttctttaaacGGTAGCATATAAATAATCCTTTGAAATCATCTTTATTATGATGGCACTGTTTTCTTGGACTCAAATAGCTTTGACAAGAATTTCCGTACCTCCTTAGACTGCACACCATAAATAATGGGGTTGAGGCTGCCTGGGATGATATGAAACAGAATGGCAGAGAGTTTTCTGTAGTCTGAGTACTGAGGGAAGCGATGCAGGAGGATGATGAGCATTccacataaaaacataatgagATATACAAAGAGATGAGTGCTGCAGGTCTTCAAGGCTTTACTGTTCAAAGACTTGTTCTTACTGGTCAGACAGACGACTGTAATCTTTGTGTAAGTGAGAACCATGGTGCCTATAGATGCTGTGAAGAGGACGACAGTGAAAGTGAGGCCGTAGatattattaataaacacattctCACAGGAGAGTTTAAACAAGGAGGCATTGTCACAGAAGGGGTTTGTGATCATCGTCCTGCATCGGTTCAGCCGTATGGTCAGACCGAGAAGAATCCCGACCAGAACCATGGCCACTCCCCAGGCAGAAACTGTCAGCTTGATCACCATTTTGTTGGTCATTATGGCAGCATAGCGCAGAGGATCACAGATGGCCACGTATCTGTCGAAGGCCATAATCATGAGCACAGTGTGAGAAGCAGTGCCAAACATGTGGGTGGAAAAAGCCTGAACTACACACTCATAATAACTGATGAGACGTTCAGACGGAGGCAGCAAAATGTCTGAGAGCAAACGAGGCACCATGATAGAGTTCCCAATGATGTCATTGAGTGGCAGGTTGCAAAAAAGGAGATACATCGGCTGGTGAAGGTTCCTGTCAATGAAAACCAGAACTACAATCCCCACATTTGCTAGTATAATAACCAGGtaggacaaaaagaaaaagaaaaacacagggTACACTGAAACTTCAGTGACCTTCAATCCCTCCAGCTGGAGGGTAAAGCTGTTTAAAGTGTAGTTTTCCATCAGcctgaaacaaaagaaacaaaagctgATTCATTACAACGTCCAATCTATTAGAGACCATTTCCATGATCTATGATTAACAGTTTTGCAAATacaaacagaggaggaaaagctTTTTGACCACAGAAAGTTATccatgaaaaacatttcaaaacttCAAGGCTTTAAGACCGGATGTTGCCAGGCCACAATTTATTAACAATAAGACATTAACAATATAAACataactttaaaaacaaaaacttaaagCATTCAGATATTACCTTTTATTTActattatctttttatttttagcttCTATCACCCACCAGCCAACCTTCTGACAGGAGTTTTCAACCACTGTCTCATCTTTTATAAAGAGGTTCGGTCGTGGTGATGTAATTTCAAGTTGTCATGGTGCTGGTCATGGAGACTATCCAACAACAAAGGGAGTCACAGACATTTTGGCTGTATTTGACATCATGTATTGCTCTTAACCTTCTCTGTCATTACTTCTTAACCTCATTATAGCCGATCTCACTGCACAGCTGTTGGCTGCTGATCAACATAA
This genomic window from Sparus aurata chromosome 13, fSpaAur1.1, whole genome shotgun sequence contains:
- the or70b1 gene encoding odorant receptor 115-15, which gives rise to MENYTLNSFTLQLEGLKVTEVSVYPVFFFFFLSYLVIILANVGIVVLVFIDRNLHQPMYLLFCNLPLNDIIGNSIMVPRLLSDILLPPSERLISYYECVVQAFSTHMFGTASHTVLMIMAFDRYVAICDPLRYAAIMTNKMVIKLTVSAWGVAMVLVGILLGLTIRLNRCRTMITNPFCDNASLFKLSCENVFINNIYGLTFTVVLFTASIGTMVLTYTKITVVCLTSKNKSLNSKALKTCSTHLFVYLIMFLCGMLIILLHRFPQYSDYRKLSAILFHIIPGSLNPIIYGVQSKEVRKFLSKLFESKKTVPS